The following are encoded in a window of Verrucomicrobiia bacterium genomic DNA:
- a CDS encoding 4-hydroxy-3-methylbut-2-enyl diphosphate reductase yields the protein MAAEPTVTTPKINLRRPDIMAEVQAQVVSHYRSELVEYLRAHGHELRAGNLCIKLAKEFGFCYGVERAIDLAYAARKSFPPETPIYLLGEIIHNPEVNDQIRHMGIRTISSRPTPEELALLKAGDVVIIPAFGTEVRTRQILQEKGCVFVDTTCGDVMSVWKRVRQYARDQVTSIIHGKARHEETKATTSQATASGQGHYLVVYNLEETDYVCRYILQGGNKQEFLEKFKGAYSPGFDPDVHLQAVGVANQTTMLRNETEEVQRRFKAAMEQKYGPENLAAHFRYFDTICGATQDRQDALQKLLKEPLDLLIVIGGYNSSNTSHLAEMGEAVLPTYFIKNAAKMVSPRLITHWNQHLHREVETRDWLPDGPATIGITAGASCPNNLIEDVISRLLEFRGLSAKDVVGAPLKTGTPG from the coding sequence ATGGCGGCGGAACCCACAGTCACGACCCCCAAAATCAACCTGCGCCGTCCGGACATCATGGCCGAGGTGCAGGCGCAAGTGGTCTCGCATTATCGCAGCGAGCTGGTGGAATATTTGCGGGCGCACGGCCACGAGTTGCGCGCCGGCAATTTGTGCATCAAACTGGCCAAGGAATTCGGTTTCTGCTACGGCGTGGAACGGGCGATTGATTTGGCCTACGCGGCCCGGAAAAGTTTTCCGCCCGAAACCCCCATCTACCTCCTGGGCGAAATCATTCATAACCCGGAGGTCAACGACCAGATTCGCCACATGGGTATTCGCACCATTTCGAGCCGGCCAACCCCCGAGGAACTGGCTCTGTTAAAAGCCGGTGATGTGGTGATCATTCCCGCTTTTGGCACCGAAGTGCGGACCCGCCAGATTTTGCAGGAAAAAGGATGTGTGTTTGTGGACACCACCTGCGGCGACGTGATGAGCGTTTGGAAACGGGTGCGCCAATACGCCCGGGATCAGGTTACCAGCATCATTCACGGCAAAGCCCGCCACGAGGAAACCAAGGCCACCACCTCCCAGGCCACCGCCAGCGGCCAGGGCCATTATCTGGTGGTGTACAACCTGGAGGAAACCGATTACGTCTGCCGTTACATCCTGCAGGGCGGCAACAAGCAGGAGTTCCTGGAAAAGTTCAAAGGAGCCTACTCGCCTGGCTTTGACCCCGATGTGCATCTTCAGGCCGTCGGCGTGGCCAACCAGACCACCATGCTGCGCAACGAGACCGAAGAAGTGCAACGCCGCTTCAAAGCGGCCATGGAACAAAAATACGGCCCGGAAAACCTGGCGGCTCATTTCCGTTATTTTGACACGATATGCGGCGCCACCCAGGACCGCCAGGATGCCCTGCAAAAATTGCTGAAAGAGCCGCTGGATTTGTTGATTGTCATTGGTGGCTATAATTCCTCCAACACCTCCCACCTGGCGGAAATGGGCGAGGCGGTCCTGCCGACCTATTTCATCAAAAACGCCGCCAAAATGGTTTCGCCCCGCCTCATTACCCACTGGAATCAACACCTGCATCGGGAAGTGGAAACCCGGGACTGGCTTCCCGATGGCCCCGCCACCATTGGAATCACAGCAGGAGCCTCCTGCCCCAATAATTTGATCGAGGATGTCATTTCCCGCTTGTTGGAATTTCGCGGCCTAAGTGCCAAAGACGTGGTCGGCGCCCCCTTGAAAACCGGGACGCCAGGCTGA
- a CDS encoding NADH-quinone oxidoreductase subunit A, with the protein MQLEQYLPVLMLLLLAVAFTAFMLIGSVVVGRLANRYRLHRARSKDLPYECGMIPVSGQSTRLTIKFYLVALLFILFDIEVVFLYPWAVVYRDMLQDAATRNLILAAMLPFLGLLFFGFLYEVKKGGFNWRE; encoded by the coding sequence ATGCAACTGGAACAATATCTGCCGGTGCTGATGCTCCTGCTGCTGGCGGTGGCCTTCACCGCATTCATGCTGATTGGCTCGGTGGTGGTGGGCCGTCTGGCCAACCGCTACCGTCTGCATCGTGCCCGCAGCAAAGACCTGCCGTATGAATGCGGCATGATCCCGGTCAGCGGACAGAGCACCCGCCTGACGATCAAGTTCTATCTCGTGGCGCTGCTGTTCATCCTTTTTGATATTGAGGTGGTATTTCTTTATCCCTGGGCGGTGGTGTACCGGGACATGTTACAGGATGCCGCCACCCGCAATCTAATTCTGGCCGCCATGCTGCCTTTCCTCGGGCTTCTGTTTTTCGGATTCCTGTACGAGGTGAAAAAAGGCGGTTTCAACTGGCGGGAATAG
- a CDS encoding ankyrin repeat domain-containing protein: MALFLPSLGRLYCFFWLLIGAAYLSAGEIHTAAEKGDLARVRALVAANPALVHDRDREQKTPLHYAAAAGQLEVAAFLLEAGAEVNARSNSGITPLYLAQGFGRKAVAELLRKHGGIMDVQKPAATTPVRRPSLAATNLMPRDTVVPPPPRYPAIIMAVRSNDLAALGAILTTNTAAVEATDTNQWTALHHAAEVGTVQAAQVLLNAGARINAQGHGGVAPLHIAVQRNDLAMASLLISNKADVNLRTSIGATPLLLAAAAGKMGDMVKLLLAAGADPRARDRFGNTALILAAAVPEPDGVAELLISTGLDINAQETGGGFSALHHAVLRGNRPLVQALLAARANPNLVTREGDTPLALAMFEGHQEIASLLRGAGGALPPEPTVTPLERSLMEHYRKYQEKLATTSFADLKKVMLERLPTQQEINRIFVRGASQVWEKVDRIHRDEVMAWGAANRNDEDRQNFLNLMRGGSRAGEYLRLEPRPPSAAAAAAKARRIIAPDIPVYQLEVRRRGGDRFLEGDFYHVGGRWVLIPSLSQIFPELGGQ; encoded by the coding sequence ATGGCTCTGTTCCTACCAAGTCTTGGGCGCCTGTATTGCTTTTTCTGGCTTCTAATCGGCGCGGCGTATTTATCGGCAGGAGAAATCCATACCGCCGCCGAAAAAGGCGATCTGGCACGAGTTCGGGCGTTGGTGGCCGCCAACCCGGCCCTGGTGCATGACCGGGATCGCGAGCAAAAAACCCCGCTGCACTACGCCGCGGCGGCTGGTCAATTGGAGGTAGCTGCCTTCCTGCTCGAAGCCGGGGCCGAGGTAAACGCCCGCTCCAACAGCGGCATAACCCCTCTTTACCTGGCTCAGGGCTTTGGCCGGAAGGCCGTCGCTGAATTGTTGCGCAAACATGGGGGCATCATGGATGTGCAAAAGCCTGCCGCCACTACGCCAGTCCGTCGTCCGTCGCTTGCAGCCACCAACCTGATGCCGCGCGATACCGTTGTGCCGCCGCCGCCTCGTTATCCTGCCATCATCATGGCGGTCCGTAGCAACGACTTGGCGGCTCTGGGAGCCATATTAACCACCAATACGGCGGCGGTGGAGGCCACGGACACCAACCAATGGACTGCCCTGCATCACGCTGCTGAAGTGGGCACGGTGCAGGCCGCACAAGTTTTGTTAAATGCTGGCGCCAGAATCAACGCCCAGGGCCATGGGGGAGTGGCCCCATTGCACATTGCAGTGCAGCGCAACGATCTGGCCATGGCCAGTCTCTTAATCTCCAATAAGGCGGATGTGAATCTGCGGACGTCCATTGGCGCCACGCCCTTGTTGCTTGCCGCCGCGGCGGGAAAGATGGGGGACATGGTCAAGCTGCTGCTGGCCGCTGGCGCGGATCCCCGCGCCCGCGATCGCTTTGGCAATACAGCCTTGATTCTGGCAGCAGCAGTGCCTGAACCGGACGGCGTGGCCGAGCTCTTGATTTCCACGGGGTTGGACATCAATGCCCAGGAGACCGGCGGCGGCTTCAGCGCCCTGCACCATGCCGTGCTGCGCGGCAACCGTCCGCTGGTGCAGGCTTTATTGGCCGCCAGGGCGAATCCTAATCTGGTCACCCGCGAAGGGGACACGCCGCTGGCCTTGGCGATGTTTGAGGGGCATCAGGAAATTGCTTCGTTGTTGCGCGGGGCAGGGGGGGCACTACCCCCGGAACCCACGGTAACGCCACTTGAGCGGTCGCTGATGGAACACTACCGGAAATACCAGGAAAAACTGGCCACCACCTCTTTTGCCGACTTGAAAAAGGTGATGTTGGAACGGCTGCCCACGCAACAGGAAATCAACCGCATTTTCGTGCGGGGGGCCTCGCAAGTTTGGGAAAAGGTGGATCGGATCCACCGGGATGAAGTGATGGCCTGGGGCGCCGCCAATCGCAATGATGAAGACCGCCAAAACTTTTTGAACCTCATGCGGGGCGGGAGCCGGGCAGGGGAATACCTGAGATTGGAACCGCGCCCGCCCTCGGCGGCCGCGGCGGCGGCCAAGGCCCGGCGCATAATCGCGCCAGATATACCCGTGTACCAGCTCGAGGTGCGCCGGCGGGGCGGGGATCGCTTTTTGGAGGGCGATTTTTATCATGTGGGAGGGCGATGGGTGTTGATCCCTTCGCTGAGCCAGATTTTCCCAGAGTTGGGCGGCCAGTGA
- a CDS encoding deoxyguanosinetriphosphate triphosphohydrolase translates to MNALRTREQLEALERLTLAPYAQLSAQTRGRRHAEPPPEWRTHFQRDRDRVIHSRAFRRLEGKTQVFLNGTGDHLRTRLTHTMEVAAIARNIARALRLNEDLAETIALAHDLGHPPFGHKGETVLNRLMREHGGFEHNRQSLRIVEELEQKYPQFPGLNLTWEVREGLVCHSPEKADARDAAEFSSGWGSLEAQAANLADEIAYYSHDLDDGLESGLLEERTLLREVELFALATRQVERAHGHLADECRRFFIIRCVIDLQVRDVVTTSARRIAEARLQSADDARASRHPLICYSKERHRQNRELRRYLYRNLYYNPVVHQPNRRAVKMLAELFRYYLAHPQEIGEQSRKRAGVDGWPRAICDYLSGMTDRYALLDYEHRLRGGPAPPGERV, encoded by the coding sequence ATGAATGCGCTGCGCACGCGTGAGCAATTGGAGGCGCTGGAACGGCTGACACTCGCCCCCTACGCCCAGCTTAGCGCCCAAACCCGTGGCCGCCGCCACGCGGAGCCGCCGCCGGAGTGGCGCACCCATTTTCAGCGTGATCGGGACAGGGTCATTCACAGCCGCGCCTTTCGCCGCCTGGAGGGCAAGACCCAGGTTTTCCTGAATGGTACAGGGGATCATTTGCGCACCCGCCTCACCCATACCATGGAAGTGGCCGCCATTGCCCGGAACATTGCCCGCGCCCTGCGACTCAATGAAGACCTGGCGGAAACCATTGCGCTGGCCCATGACCTTGGACATCCCCCTTTTGGTCACAAGGGGGAAACGGTGCTCAACCGCCTGATGCGCGAGCACGGAGGTTTCGAGCACAACCGCCAAAGCCTGCGCATTGTGGAGGAATTGGAGCAGAAATACCCGCAGTTTCCCGGCCTGAATTTGACTTGGGAAGTGCGGGAGGGTCTGGTCTGCCATTCCCCCGAAAAGGCCGATGCCCGGGACGCCGCTGAATTCTCCTCCGGTTGGGGCAGCCTGGAAGCGCAGGCGGCCAATCTCGCGGACGAAATCGCCTATTACAGCCACGACCTGGACGACGGCCTGGAGAGCGGCTTGTTGGAGGAGCGCACCTTGTTGCGCGAGGTGGAGTTATTTGCCCTGGCCACCCGCCAGGTGGAACGCGCCCACGGGCATCTGGCCGATGAGTGCCGCCGCTTTTTCATCATCCGATGTGTGATTGACCTGCAGGTGCGGGATGTCGTCACCACCTCCGCCCGGCGCATTGCCGAGGCGCGGCTGCAATCCGCCGATGACGCCCGCGCCAGCCGGCATCCCTTGATTTGTTACAGCAAGGAGAGGCACCGCCAGAATCGTGAGCTGCGGCGTTATTTGTATCGCAATCTTTATTACAATCCAGTGGTGCACCAGCCGAATCGGCGGGCCGTCAAAATGCTGGCCGAGTTGTTCCGCTATTATCTGGCGCATCCGCAGGAAATCGGCGAGCAAAGCCGCAAACGTGCCGGGGTGGATGGCTGGCCGAGAGCCATCTGCGACTACCTGAGCGGCATGACGGATCGCTATGCCTTGCTGGATTACGAGCATCGTTTGCGCGGAGGCCCGGCGCCGCCGGGGGAGCGGGTTTGA
- a CDS encoding polyprenol monophosphomannose synthase has protein sequence MAAEVLVVVPTYNERDNLPPLIARLLGLPIPVDVLVVDDNSPDGTGELADELARKHPQVHVLHRREKNGLGRAYCAGFEWALARGYAYVIQMDGDFSHDPAAIPEFVRAAQEADLVIGSRYSNGIRVINWPLKRLILSLGAAQYVRWITGLPVTDPTGGYKCFRRSALASVDWKNIHSNGYSFQVEVTHKIWRQGLKVAEIPIIFTDRFQGTSKMSGKIVWEAVWMVWRLWFQNGLRRSPRPRPVS, from the coding sequence ATGGCTGCCGAGGTGCTGGTGGTGGTGCCAACGTACAATGAGCGGGACAATTTACCCCCGCTTATTGCCCGGCTTTTGGGACTCCCCATCCCGGTGGATGTGCTGGTGGTGGACGACAATTCTCCTGATGGCACGGGCGAGCTTGCTGATGAACTGGCCCGCAAGCACCCACAGGTGCACGTCCTGCACCGGCGCGAAAAGAACGGCCTGGGCCGGGCTTATTGTGCCGGCTTTGAGTGGGCTCTGGCCCGGGGCTACGCGTATGTTATTCAAATGGACGGCGACTTTTCGCACGATCCAGCGGCCATTCCTGAGTTTGTTCGGGCTGCTCAGGAGGCCGATCTGGTGATTGGCTCCCGTTACAGCAACGGCATACGAGTGATTAATTGGCCGCTGAAACGGCTTATTCTAAGCCTGGGTGCGGCGCAATACGTGCGTTGGATAACGGGTTTGCCGGTAACGGATCCCACCGGCGGGTACAAATGCTTCCGGCGCTCCGCTCTGGCGTCGGTGGATTGGAAAAACATCCATTCCAATGGCTACAGTTTTCAGGTCGAGGTAACCCATAAAATCTGGCGTCAGGGGCTGAAAGTGGCGGAAATCCCCATCATCTTCACGGATCGCTTTCAGGGAACCTCCAAGATGTCTGGAAAAATTGTATGGGAGGCCGTCTGGATGGTCTGGCGCCTATGGTTCCAAAACGGTTTGCGTCGCTCCCCGCGGCCCCGGCCTGTCTCTTGA
- a CDS encoding chlorite dismutase family protein, whose product MHLFYRVDRWKWLQLPAGESTGRRERLATLCQANSAACQPRLTCYANVGGKADLAFLLQHATLDGIARLHRDLEACFPPGVLQPVFSYLSVTELTEYMPTLEEAKQRLQRQENLTPGTPEYETRLAEETKRVEEYMHYRLYPELPNWEVMGFYPMNKRRMSGDNWYLLNFEQRKLLMGGHARTGRKYAGRVVQMITGSTGLDDWEWGVTLVARQADTIKEIVYEMRFDEVSARYADFGPFYINLRLAPEALWEHLRLPQA is encoded by the coding sequence ATGCATCTTTTCTACCGGGTGGACCGCTGGAAGTGGCTGCAACTGCCCGCTGGCGAATCCACCGGCCGCCGCGAGCGTTTGGCCACCCTATGCCAGGCCAATAGCGCCGCCTGTCAGCCACGGCTCACCTGTTACGCCAACGTGGGCGGCAAAGCGGACCTAGCCTTTTTGCTGCAACACGCCACACTTGACGGCATTGCCCGCCTCCACCGGGATCTCGAGGCTTGTTTCCCTCCCGGGGTGTTGCAGCCGGTGTTCAGCTACCTGAGCGTCACTGAATTGACTGAATACATGCCGACCCTTGAGGAGGCCAAACAGCGCTTGCAACGCCAGGAAAACCTGACGCCCGGCACGCCGGAGTATGAAACGCGACTGGCCGAGGAAACCAAGCGGGTGGAGGAATACATGCACTACCGCCTTTACCCGGAACTGCCCAATTGGGAGGTCATGGGGTTTTACCCCATGAATAAGCGCCGGATGTCCGGCGATAATTGGTATCTCCTGAATTTTGAGCAGCGCAAACTGCTCATGGGCGGTCACGCGCGCACCGGCCGCAAATACGCGGGGCGCGTCGTGCAAATGATCACCGGCTCCACCGGCCTGGATGACTGGGAATGGGGGGTGACGCTCGTGGCCCGGCAGGCGGATACCATCAAAGAAATCGTGTACGAGATGCGGTTCGACGAGGTGAGCGCCCGCTATGCGGATTTTGGACCTTTTTACATCAATTTGCGCCTTGCTCCCGAGGCCCTCTGGGAACATCTGCGCCTGCCCCAGGCCTAG
- a CDS encoding phosphoglucomutase/phosphomannomutase family protein, with translation MSTSIKFGTSGWRGLIARDFTFDNVYLASQGIADYLSAERENTNSILAGRKPQLVIGYDTRFLGRDFALAVAEVLAANGLTPLLCDRDTPTPVIAHTIRRRKLLGGINLTASHNPAEYQGLKFSNFKGAPAPPETTRQIEDAIVRRQKEGWSFKPAPLGSFQCKSINPQPDYFEQIRRLIDFQALRKARLKVAVELRYGTGHGYLDTLLKEAGAEVTVFHDEQNPLFGGHHPEADAAGMAEVSAFVRRGRAQLGLGLDGDADRFGIVDKTGQWLTPNQVLALALYHLKKNRGWEGAVVRTVPTSHQVDAVAQWLEVKLHETPVGFKYIGALMESEPIIVGGEESGGLSVKGHVPEKDGILACLLMAELVAVEGRSLGQILKMFDRQFGEFHTTRINIRIQPEAREALLKKLGSGLEKIGTSRVEKVITLDGYKFLLPEGEWVAFRPSGTEPLFRCYIEARSAARQKRLESACRALLKL, from the coding sequence ATGAGCACCTCCATCAAGTTTGGCACATCCGGCTGGCGCGGTTTGATTGCCCGCGATTTTACCTTTGACAACGTTTATCTGGCCTCCCAGGGCATTGCGGATTATCTGTCCGCCGAGCGGGAGAACACCAATTCTATTCTGGCGGGCCGCAAACCTCAGTTGGTCATCGGCTATGATACCCGCTTTTTGGGGCGTGATTTTGCGCTCGCTGTGGCTGAGGTGCTGGCGGCCAACGGCCTGACTCCCTTGCTTTGCGATCGTGATACCCCTACCCCGGTCATCGCCCATACCATCCGTCGTCGCAAACTCTTGGGCGGCATCAACCTGACGGCCAGTCACAATCCCGCGGAGTATCAGGGGCTCAAATTCTCCAACTTCAAGGGTGCGCCTGCCCCACCAGAAACCACCCGCCAAATCGAGGACGCCATTGTGCGCCGGCAGAAGGAGGGCTGGTCGTTCAAACCGGCCCCCCTTGGCAGCTTTCAATGCAAGTCCATCAATCCGCAGCCCGATTATTTCGAGCAGATTCGCCGCCTGATTGATTTTCAGGCCTTGCGCAAGGCCAGGCTCAAGGTGGCCGTCGAGTTGCGGTATGGCACGGGCCACGGTTATCTGGACACGCTGTTAAAGGAGGCAGGCGCCGAAGTCACTGTTTTCCATGATGAACAGAATCCTCTTTTTGGCGGGCATCATCCGGAAGCCGATGCCGCCGGCATGGCCGAGGTCAGCGCCTTTGTGCGCCGCGGGAGGGCGCAACTGGGTCTGGGATTGGATGGGGACGCTGATCGGTTTGGTATCGTGGACAAAACCGGCCAATGGCTGACCCCCAACCAGGTTCTGGCCCTGGCGCTTTACCATTTGAAGAAAAACCGCGGATGGGAAGGCGCGGTGGTGCGCACAGTGCCCACCAGCCACCAGGTGGATGCCGTGGCGCAATGGCTGGAAGTCAAATTGCATGAAACGCCTGTCGGCTTTAAATACATCGGCGCCCTTATGGAGAGCGAGCCGATCATCGTCGGTGGCGAAGAATCTGGCGGCCTGAGCGTCAAGGGGCATGTGCCGGAAAAGGATGGCATTCTGGCCTGTCTGCTGATGGCCGAGCTGGTGGCGGTGGAGGGGCGGAGTCTTGGCCAGATATTGAAAATGTTTGACCGCCAGTTTGGTGAATTTCACACCACCCGTATCAACATCCGCATCCAACCCGAAGCCCGGGAGGCCCTGCTGAAAAAATTGGGGTCAGGCTTGGAGAAAATCGGCACCAGCCGCGTGGAAAAAGTCATCACCCTGGACGGTTACAAGTTCCTTCTGCCCGAGGGTGAATGGGTGGCGTTTCGTCCCAGCGGCACGGAGCCGCTTTTCCGTTGTTACATCGAGGCTCGCAGTGCGGCACGCCAGAAGCGGCTCGAATCCGCCTGCCGGGCCTTGCTCAAGCTTTAG
- the lepA gene encoding translation elongation factor 4 — translation MDAAHIRNFCIIAHIDHGKTTLSDRLLARTGTVSEREMRDQLLDAMDLEQERGITIKAHPVTMYYQAHNGETYELNLIDTPGHVDFSYEVSRSLSACEGALLIVDAAQGVEAQTVANVHMAMKQNLTIIPVINKIDLPHANIEEVKKQLEDILAIPADQAILASAKAGIGIDDILEAVVARIPPPQPTPAPSLQALMFDSKFDTYKGVITYVRVFNGELRPGMLVKLLHSGKTVEVKEVGSFNPKPYIREALTMGEVGYITANIKSPSEVKMGDTLTDARHPSPALPGFKEVHPMVFSGIYPINTADYEHLKANLGKLQLNDPAFVYQPESSVALGFGFRCGFLGLLHMEIVQERLRREYDMDIIATYPSVVYRVTLTDGTVKEIDNPVFLPEPNHIQTIEEPMVRAFLICPNEYIGDLMLLIADRRGEVKHTETIDPRRVMLTAELPLNEILIDFHDRIKSITRGYGSMDYEFIEPRAADMIKLDILVNGEPVDAFSCIVHRSKAESRGRALAAKLKEVIPRQQFQVAIQAAIGGKIIARETVKAFRKDVTAKCYGGDITRKRKLLEKQKEGKKRMKSIGSVDIPQEAFIAVLKA, via the coding sequence ATGGACGCAGCACATATCAGAAATTTTTGCATTATTGCCCATATTGATCATGGGAAAACCACGCTTTCCGATCGTTTGCTGGCGCGCACCGGCACGGTTTCCGAGCGGGAAATGCGTGATCAACTGCTGGATGCCATGGATCTGGAACAGGAGCGCGGCATCACCATCAAGGCGCATCCAGTGACCATGTACTACCAGGCGCACAATGGGGAGACCTACGAGCTGAATCTTATCGACACGCCGGGACACGTGGACTTTTCATACGAGGTATCGCGCAGCTTGAGCGCTTGTGAGGGGGCCTTGTTGATCGTGGACGCCGCCCAGGGGGTGGAGGCGCAGACCGTGGCGAACGTCCACATGGCCATGAAACAAAACCTCACCATCATCCCGGTCATCAACAAAATTGATTTGCCTCATGCCAACATCGAGGAAGTAAAAAAACAACTGGAAGACATTCTGGCCATCCCGGCGGATCAGGCCATCCTGGCCAGCGCCAAGGCCGGCATCGGCATTGATGACATCCTGGAGGCCGTGGTGGCCCGCATTCCGCCGCCCCAGCCCACACCTGCGCCGTCCTTGCAGGCGCTCATGTTTGATTCCAAGTTTGACACCTACAAGGGCGTCATCACGTATGTCCGCGTTTTCAATGGCGAACTGCGTCCCGGCATGCTGGTCAAGCTCCTGCACTCGGGAAAGACCGTCGAGGTGAAGGAAGTGGGGAGCTTCAATCCCAAACCCTACATCCGCGAGGCCTTGACCATGGGCGAGGTAGGGTACATCACGGCCAACATTAAAAGCCCGTCCGAGGTGAAAATGGGCGACACCCTCACCGATGCCCGGCACCCCTCGCCGGCCCTGCCCGGTTTCAAGGAGGTGCATCCGATGGTGTTCAGCGGCATTTATCCAATCAACACCGCCGATTACGAACACTTGAAGGCAAATCTGGGCAAGCTGCAATTAAATGACCCGGCCTTTGTTTATCAGCCGGAAAGTTCGGTGGCGCTGGGCTTTGGCTTCCGATGTGGCTTCCTGGGCTTGCTCCACATGGAGATTGTGCAGGAGCGGCTGCGCCGTGAATACGACATGGACATCATCGCCACGTACCCTTCGGTGGTGTACCGCGTCACCCTGACCGATGGAACAGTGAAGGAAATTGACAACCCTGTTTTTCTGCCCGAGCCTAATCATATCCAGACCATCGAGGAGCCCATGGTGCGGGCGTTTTTAATTTGTCCCAATGAGTATATCGGCGATTTGATGCTGCTCATTGCCGACCGCCGCGGGGAGGTTAAACATACGGAAACCATTGATCCACGCCGCGTGATGTTGACGGCCGAGCTGCCGCTCAATGAAATCCTGATCGATTTCCATGACCGCATTAAAAGCATCACCCGCGGCTACGGTTCAATGGATTACGAATTCATCGAACCGCGCGCGGCGGATATGATCAAGCTGGACATCCTGGTGAATGGCGAGCCGGTGGATGCCTTTTCCTGCATTGTGCATCGTTCCAAGGCCGAAAGCCGCGGGCGCGCGCTGGCGGCCAAATTGAAGGAGGTCATTCCTCGCCAGCAATTCCAGGTGGCCATCCAGGCGGCCATCGGCGGAAAAATAATTGCGCGGGAGACGGTAAAGGCCTTTCGCAAGGATGTCACCGCCAAGTGTTACGGGGGCGACATCA